A portion of the Vespa velutina chromosome 5, iVesVel2.1, whole genome shotgun sequence genome contains these proteins:
- the LOC124949457 gene encoding neither inactivation nor afterpotential protein C isoform X6, with translation MDEYDYDGRGRSAGAGRRPGKSRDPEEEDDFDIREKNTSNHGTLQRLDSMQDPEKRYALKEVIGSGVCGDVYEAIDQQAGNKKVAIKVQKLTPETQALIVEEYRVLRDFAGHPNLPDFYGIYRRRSGKKTEYDQIWLVMELCEGGSVMDLVRGLIASNKKMREKHIAYILKEVIKALIHLHENNVIHRDVRGSNVLLTKEGEVRLIDFGLSRMIKGELGRRNSCIGSPNWMAPEVVTSKAGGSDSGYGSRVDVWAIGIMAIELADGRPPFQDMHPTRALFQIVRNPPPTLYRQSNWSQNFNDFISECLEKNPDNRPFMAEIIEHPFLAELPENDYLLTQEIKALAMDVLEKGKAGRQPEAIVRKNLLKTHQTNPPEAMFTEDLAALEILTEDAILDELQERLQQGHFHTFVGDVLLILNPNEDYDIYGAQDHTKYQCKSRSDNAPHVYSVADSAYQDVLHNEEPQHILFAGESNSGKTTNMLHAIEHLMFLGKSLQDTGARLMKALKVIHVFSNAATPLNPNSTRCVLQTQTTYGSSGKASGAIFWLYQLEKWRVSTRDKNQSNFHIFYYFYDGLEAAGKLRQYNLPSGRRMRYLRIGEKGNERKRSFKVRNDPDGNVTRFGVMKENLKIMEMEEYFETMWKILAAILLLGEIRFVEDSNGEAEMDSNETANKVAELLGLDQKKFSWALINYCLIRKGAAIRKKHTCEEAREARDVLANTIYQRFVDWLINMMNLKFTVTRTLFGDKYSISVLDLFGFECFAVNRIEQLFVNTTNEQMQCHYNQRIFAWEMQEQEEEDIKVQKFHFYDNKDAIDRLMGKDNGLFHIIDDASRQLQDVQYIFEKIKHEIQGTHIKQISSHEFTIAHYTGKLVYDASEISEKNRDFVPPEMIETLRQSFFDIVKDMFTNKLTKAGNLTIVVDNQKTEEEKKMPKSKWGAIIQENIKLRKYNTASKGQYSQTRKMRTCAATFRSTSLEILKSLLVGGGSGGIHFVRCIRADLEGIPQGFYRDVVRQQIRALAVLDTAKARQRGYPYRITFQEFLRRYKFLAFDFDENVEITKDNCRLLLVRLKMEGWIIGKTKVFLKYYNEEYLSRLYETQVKKIVKVQCMMRAFLARKNIASKVINLKKQVVKKASIRKKEPSIDMTQEEAALMIQKAYRGHIVRKEMAPLLKGDMEQETKDFIKFYSSKWRSKSIFQVLLRYRAARYQDLVQFSQQVHLFNQAIAGTLEATNERVPLDKIDPGIKASTYLGQMKPPQVHKLPFDIYHDMPYFDTSYMNNPTGKKKSAGRRGSNDELATSRGTTRPVGQRGTEFDQHSVFQGPECPGPMSTGRFEPGQSRQCRSPTTRDRP, from the exons ATGGATGAATACGATTACGACGGAAGAGGAAGATCCGCCGGTGCTGGGAGACGCCCCGGGAAGTCTCGTGATCCAGAAGAAGAGGACGATTTCGATATACGCGAGAAGAACACGAGTAATCATGGTACTCTTCAACGATTGGACAGCATGCAAGACCCGGAAAAGAGATATGCTCTCAAAGAAGTCATTGGTTCTGGAGTTTGCGGCGACGTTTACGAGGCGATCGACCAGCAAGCCG GCAACAAAAAAGTGGCGATTAAGGTACAAAAGCTTACGCCGGAGACGCAGGCCTTGATCGTCGAAGAATATAGGGTATTGCGAGATTTCGCGGGACATCCTAACCTTCCAGATTTTTATGGAATTTATCGAAGGAGATCGGGAAAGAAGACGGAATATGATCAAATATGGCTCGTCATGGAG CTCTGCGAAGGCGGATCCGTAATGGACTTGGTGAGAGGTCTCATCGCTTCGAACAAAAAGATGCGCGAGAAACACATAGCTTATATACTTAAGGAGGTAATCAAG GCGTTGATACATCTACACGAAAACAACGTCATTCACCGAGACGTTCGCGGCAGTAATGTACTTTTGACGAAGGAGGGCGAAGTCAGACTGATAGATTTCGGTCTTTCGAGGATGATAAAGGGCGAGCTTGGTAGGAGAAACAGTTGCATAGGCTCGCCGAATTGGATGGCGCCTGAAGTGGTGACCAGTAAGGCCGGTGGCTCTGATAGCGGATACGGAAGTCGCGTGGACGTCTGGGCGATCGGCATAATGGCGATAGAATTAGCAGACGGCAGACCACCCTTTCAAGATATGCATCCTACTCGCGCGCTCTTTCAGATCGTAAGAAATCCACCGCCGACCCTCTACAGACAGTCCAATTGGTCGCAAAATTTTAACGACTTTATTTCGGA ATGTCTAGAAAAGAATCCTGACAACAGACCGTTCATGGCCGAAATCATTGAACATCCTTTCCTAGCGGAACTACCGGAAAACGATTATTTG CTGACCCAAGAAATTAAGGCACTGGCTATGGACGTTTTGGAGAAGGGCAAAGCGGGTAGGCAGCCGGAAGcgatcgttcgaaaaaatttgttaaag ACTCATCAAACCAATCCACCGGAAGCGATGTTCACTGAGGATCTTGCGGCCCTCGAAATTTTGACGGAGGACGCGATCTTGGACGAGTTGCAGGAGAGACTACAGCAGGGCCACTTTCATACGTTCGTCGGGGACGTTCTTCTGATACTAAATCCCAACGAGGATTACGATATTTACGGAGCTCAG GATCATACGAAGTATCAGTGCAAATCGCGCTCCGACAATGCACCTCACGTTTACTCCGTCGCAGATAGCGCTTATCAAGACGTCCTTCACAACGAGGAACCTCAACACATTTTGTTCGCCGGCGAGAGTAATTCGGGTAAAACGACCAACATGTTGCATGCCATCGAACATCTCATGTTCCTCGGAAAG AGCTTGCAAGACACCGGAGCTAGACTGATGAAAGCTTTGAAGGTGATTCATGTATTTAGCAACGCTGCGACGCCTCTCAATCCTAACTCGACGAGATGCGTGCTACAGACACAAACGACGTACGGTTCCTCCGGGAAAGCGTCCGGAGCGATATTTTGGCTCTATCAATTGGAAAAGTGGCGCGTTTCGACGCGCGACAA AAATCAAtcgaattttcatatattttattacttttacgaTGGCCTCGAGGCGGCTGGAAAGTTAAGACAATACAATCTTCCAAGCGGAAGGAGAATGCGATATCTTCGGATCGGCGAAAAGGGAAACGAACGAAAGCGATCGTTTAAAGTAAGAAACGATCCCGATGGAAACGTAACTAGATTCGGAGTTATGaaagagaatttaaaaatcatgGAGATGGAGGAATACTTTGAGACGATGTGGAAGATATTAGCGGCCATCTTGTTACTCGGAGAAATCAGATTCGTCGAAGATAGTAACGGTGAGGCCGAAATGGATAGCAATGAAACGGCAAACAAAG TCGCGGAATTGCTCGGTCTGGAtcaaaaaaagttttcttggGCTTTGATCAACTATTGCCTAATTAGAAAAGGAGCGGCCATTCGCAAAAAGCATACGTGCGAGGAGGCAAGAGAGGCAAGGGACGTCTTGGCGAATACGATTTATCAACGATTCGTCGATTGGCTCATTAACATGATGAACCTCAAATTCACAGTGACTCGTACTCTTTT CGGTGACAAGTACTCCATAAGCGTGCTCGATCTCTTTGGTTTCGAGTGTTTCGCGGTGAATCGCATCGAACAATTGTTCGTGAATACCACCAACGAACAGATGCAATGCCATTACAATCAACGAATATTCGCATGGGAAATG CAAGagcaagaagaagaggatataAAGGTACAAAAATTCCATTTCTACGACAACAAGGACGCGATCGATCGACTGATGGGAAAGGACAATGGATTGTTTCACATTATAGACGACGCATCGAGACAACTCCAGGACgttcaatatattttcgaaaagataaaacacGAAATACAAGGGAcacatataaaacaaataagcTCGCACGAATTTACCATAGCCCATTACACCGGTAAACTCGTTTACGACGCGAGCGAGATCTCTGAGAAAAATCGCGACTTTGTTCCGCCTGAGATGATCGAAACACTGAGACAGTCCTTTTTCGATATCGTCAAAGATATGTTCACGAACAAGCTAACGAAAGCTGGTAATCTTACGATAGTGGTGGATAATCAGAAAacagaggaggagaagaaaatgcCGAAAAGTAAATGGGGAGCTATCATACAAGAGAATATAAAACttagg AAATACAACACTGCTTCGAAGGGACAATATTCGCAAACTCGCAAGATGAGAACCTGCGCGGCGACATTTCGATCCACCAGTCTCGAAATTTTGAAGAGCCTCCTGGTGGGCGGTGGAAGCGGTGGTATACACTTCGTCAGATGCATTCGTGCCGATCTCGAGGGTATACCACAAGGTTTTTATCGCGACGTAGTCAGGCAACAAATCAGAGCATTGGCCGTATTAGACACCGCCAAGGCTAGACAACGAGGCTACCCATACAGAATAACCTTTCAGGAATTCCTTCGAAG GTACAAATTTTTGGCCTTTGACTTCGACGAGAACGTAGAGATAACTAAGGACAATTGTCGACTGCTTTTAGTAAGATTAAAAATGGAAGGATGGATCATCGGGAAAACTAAAGTATTTCTAAAGTATTACAACGAGGAATATTTATCGCGATTGTACGAGACCCAAGTGAAGAAGATCGTCAAGGTACAATGCATGATGAGAGCGTTTTTGGCGCGCAAGAACATCGCGAGCAAAGTCATCAACCTGAAGAAACAAGTTG TGAAGAAAGCGTCGATAAGGAAGAAGGAGCCGTCGATAGATATGACGCAAGAGGAAGCTGCGCTGATGATACAGAAAG CATACAGGGGCCACATCGTGAGGAAGGAAATGGCTCCGTTGCTGAAGGGGGATATGGAACAGGAGACGAAGGACTTCATCAAATTCTACAGCAGCAAATGGAGGTCGAAGAGCATATTCCAAGTCCTCCTACGTTACCGTGCAGCCCGCTATCAAGACCTCGTGCAATTTTCGCAACAA GTACACCTGTTCAATCAAGCGATAGCGGGGACGCTGGAAGCGACGAATGAACGAGTACCCTTAGATAAAATCGACCCTGGCATTAAAGCATCCACATACTTAGGCCAGATGAAACCACCCCAAGTTCACAAGCTACCCTTCGACATTTATCACGATATGCCATACTTCGATACGAGTTATATGAACAATCCCacggggaaaaagaagagcgCAGG ACGTCGAGGTTCAAACGACGAACTCGCCACATCGCGTGGCACAACAAGACCCGTCGGGCAGCGAGGGACAGAGTTTGATCAACACTCCGTTTTCCAGGGACCCGAATGTCCCGGTCCGATGTCCACCGGAAGATTCGAACCGGGCCAAAGCCGGCAATGTCGGAGCCCAACTACCCGCGATCGACCATAG
- the LOC124949457 gene encoding neither inactivation nor afterpotential protein C isoform X4, producing the protein MDEYDYDGRGRSAGAGRRPGKSRDPEEEDDFDIREKNTSNHGTLQRLDSMQDPEKRYALKEVIGSGVCGDVYEAIDQQAGNKKVAIKVQKLTPETQALIVEEYRVLRDFAGHPNLPDFYGIYRRRSGKKTEYDQIWLVMELCEGGSVMDLVRGLIASNKKMREKHIAYILKEVIKALIHLHENNVIHRDVRGSNVLLTKEGEVRLIDFGLSRMIKGELGRRNSCIGSPNWMAPEVVTSKAGGSDSGYGSRVDVWAIGIMAIELADGRPPFQDMHPTRALFQIVRNPPPTLYRQSNWSQNFNDFISECLEKNPDNRPFMAEIIEHPFLAELPENDYLLTQEIKALAMDVLEKGKAGRQPEAIVRKNLLKTHQTNPPEAMFTEDLAALEILTEDAILDELQERLQQGHFHTFVGDVLLILNPNEDYDIYGAQDHTKYQCKSRSDNAPHVYSVADSAYQDVLHNEEPQHILFAGESNSGKTTNMLHAIEHLMFLGKSLQDTGARLMKALKVIHVFSNAATPLNPNSTRCVLQTQTTYGSSGKASGAIFWLYQLEKWRVSTRDKNQSNFHIFYYFYDGLEAAGKLRQYNLPSGRRMRYLRIGEKGNERKRSFKVRNDPDGNVTRFGVMKENLKIMEMEEYFETMWKILAAILLLGEIRFVEDSNGEAEMDSNETANKVAELLGLDQKKFSWALINYCLIRKGAAIRKKHTCEEAREARDVLANTIYQRFVDWLINMMNLKFTVTRTLFGDKYSISVLDLFGFECFAVNRIEQLFVNTTNEQMQCHYNQRIFAWEMQEQEEEDIKVQKFHFYDNKDAIDRLMGKDNGLFHIIDDASRQLQDVQYIFEKIKHEIQGTHIKQISSHEFTIAHYTGKLVYDASEISEKNRDFVPPEMIETLRQSFFDIVKDMFTNKLTKAGNLTIVVDNQKTEEEKKMPKSKWGAIIQENIKLRKYNTASKGQYSQTRKMRTCAATFRSTSLEILKSLLVGGGSGGIHFVRCIRADLEGIPQGFYRDVVRQQIRALAVLDTAKARQRGYPYRITFQEFLRRYKFLAFDFDENVEITKDNCRLLLVRLKMEGWIIGKTKVFLKYYNEEYLSRLYETQVKKIVKVQCMMRAFLARKNIASKVINLKKQVVKKASIRKKEPSIDMTQEEAALMIQKAYRGHIVRKEMAPLLKGDMEQETKDFIKFYSSKWRSKSIFQVLLRYRAARYQDLVQFSQQVHLFNQAIAGTLEATNERVPLDKIDPGIKASTYLGQMKPPQVHKLPFDIYHDMPYFDTSYMNNPTGKKKSAGSMSTSVSDDEHEPWDAPLRRQTVPWPNSNVRTRDVEVQTTNSPHRVAQQDPSGSEGQSLINTPFSRDPNVPVRCPPEDSNRAKAGNVGAQLPAIDHSPARSSNAHNPHSH; encoded by the exons ATGGATGAATACGATTACGACGGAAGAGGAAGATCCGCCGGTGCTGGGAGACGCCCCGGGAAGTCTCGTGATCCAGAAGAAGAGGACGATTTCGATATACGCGAGAAGAACACGAGTAATCATGGTACTCTTCAACGATTGGACAGCATGCAAGACCCGGAAAAGAGATATGCTCTCAAAGAAGTCATTGGTTCTGGAGTTTGCGGCGACGTTTACGAGGCGATCGACCAGCAAGCCG GCAACAAAAAAGTGGCGATTAAGGTACAAAAGCTTACGCCGGAGACGCAGGCCTTGATCGTCGAAGAATATAGGGTATTGCGAGATTTCGCGGGACATCCTAACCTTCCAGATTTTTATGGAATTTATCGAAGGAGATCGGGAAAGAAGACGGAATATGATCAAATATGGCTCGTCATGGAG CTCTGCGAAGGCGGATCCGTAATGGACTTGGTGAGAGGTCTCATCGCTTCGAACAAAAAGATGCGCGAGAAACACATAGCTTATATACTTAAGGAGGTAATCAAG GCGTTGATACATCTACACGAAAACAACGTCATTCACCGAGACGTTCGCGGCAGTAATGTACTTTTGACGAAGGAGGGCGAAGTCAGACTGATAGATTTCGGTCTTTCGAGGATGATAAAGGGCGAGCTTGGTAGGAGAAACAGTTGCATAGGCTCGCCGAATTGGATGGCGCCTGAAGTGGTGACCAGTAAGGCCGGTGGCTCTGATAGCGGATACGGAAGTCGCGTGGACGTCTGGGCGATCGGCATAATGGCGATAGAATTAGCAGACGGCAGACCACCCTTTCAAGATATGCATCCTACTCGCGCGCTCTTTCAGATCGTAAGAAATCCACCGCCGACCCTCTACAGACAGTCCAATTGGTCGCAAAATTTTAACGACTTTATTTCGGA ATGTCTAGAAAAGAATCCTGACAACAGACCGTTCATGGCCGAAATCATTGAACATCCTTTCCTAGCGGAACTACCGGAAAACGATTATTTG CTGACCCAAGAAATTAAGGCACTGGCTATGGACGTTTTGGAGAAGGGCAAAGCGGGTAGGCAGCCGGAAGcgatcgttcgaaaaaatttgttaaag ACTCATCAAACCAATCCACCGGAAGCGATGTTCACTGAGGATCTTGCGGCCCTCGAAATTTTGACGGAGGACGCGATCTTGGACGAGTTGCAGGAGAGACTACAGCAGGGCCACTTTCATACGTTCGTCGGGGACGTTCTTCTGATACTAAATCCCAACGAGGATTACGATATTTACGGAGCTCAG GATCATACGAAGTATCAGTGCAAATCGCGCTCCGACAATGCACCTCACGTTTACTCCGTCGCAGATAGCGCTTATCAAGACGTCCTTCACAACGAGGAACCTCAACACATTTTGTTCGCCGGCGAGAGTAATTCGGGTAAAACGACCAACATGTTGCATGCCATCGAACATCTCATGTTCCTCGGAAAG AGCTTGCAAGACACCGGAGCTAGACTGATGAAAGCTTTGAAGGTGATTCATGTATTTAGCAACGCTGCGACGCCTCTCAATCCTAACTCGACGAGATGCGTGCTACAGACACAAACGACGTACGGTTCCTCCGGGAAAGCGTCCGGAGCGATATTTTGGCTCTATCAATTGGAAAAGTGGCGCGTTTCGACGCGCGACAA AAATCAAtcgaattttcatatattttattacttttacgaTGGCCTCGAGGCGGCTGGAAAGTTAAGACAATACAATCTTCCAAGCGGAAGGAGAATGCGATATCTTCGGATCGGCGAAAAGGGAAACGAACGAAAGCGATCGTTTAAAGTAAGAAACGATCCCGATGGAAACGTAACTAGATTCGGAGTTATGaaagagaatttaaaaatcatgGAGATGGAGGAATACTTTGAGACGATGTGGAAGATATTAGCGGCCATCTTGTTACTCGGAGAAATCAGATTCGTCGAAGATAGTAACGGTGAGGCCGAAATGGATAGCAATGAAACGGCAAACAAAG TCGCGGAATTGCTCGGTCTGGAtcaaaaaaagttttcttggGCTTTGATCAACTATTGCCTAATTAGAAAAGGAGCGGCCATTCGCAAAAAGCATACGTGCGAGGAGGCAAGAGAGGCAAGGGACGTCTTGGCGAATACGATTTATCAACGATTCGTCGATTGGCTCATTAACATGATGAACCTCAAATTCACAGTGACTCGTACTCTTTT CGGTGACAAGTACTCCATAAGCGTGCTCGATCTCTTTGGTTTCGAGTGTTTCGCGGTGAATCGCATCGAACAATTGTTCGTGAATACCACCAACGAACAGATGCAATGCCATTACAATCAACGAATATTCGCATGGGAAATG CAAGagcaagaagaagaggatataAAGGTACAAAAATTCCATTTCTACGACAACAAGGACGCGATCGATCGACTGATGGGAAAGGACAATGGATTGTTTCACATTATAGACGACGCATCGAGACAACTCCAGGACgttcaatatattttcgaaaagataaaacacGAAATACAAGGGAcacatataaaacaaataagcTCGCACGAATTTACCATAGCCCATTACACCGGTAAACTCGTTTACGACGCGAGCGAGATCTCTGAGAAAAATCGCGACTTTGTTCCGCCTGAGATGATCGAAACACTGAGACAGTCCTTTTTCGATATCGTCAAAGATATGTTCACGAACAAGCTAACGAAAGCTGGTAATCTTACGATAGTGGTGGATAATCAGAAAacagaggaggagaagaaaatgcCGAAAAGTAAATGGGGAGCTATCATACAAGAGAATATAAAACttagg AAATACAACACTGCTTCGAAGGGACAATATTCGCAAACTCGCAAGATGAGAACCTGCGCGGCGACATTTCGATCCACCAGTCTCGAAATTTTGAAGAGCCTCCTGGTGGGCGGTGGAAGCGGTGGTATACACTTCGTCAGATGCATTCGTGCCGATCTCGAGGGTATACCACAAGGTTTTTATCGCGACGTAGTCAGGCAACAAATCAGAGCATTGGCCGTATTAGACACCGCCAAGGCTAGACAACGAGGCTACCCATACAGAATAACCTTTCAGGAATTCCTTCGAAG GTACAAATTTTTGGCCTTTGACTTCGACGAGAACGTAGAGATAACTAAGGACAATTGTCGACTGCTTTTAGTAAGATTAAAAATGGAAGGATGGATCATCGGGAAAACTAAAGTATTTCTAAAGTATTACAACGAGGAATATTTATCGCGATTGTACGAGACCCAAGTGAAGAAGATCGTCAAGGTACAATGCATGATGAGAGCGTTTTTGGCGCGCAAGAACATCGCGAGCAAAGTCATCAACCTGAAGAAACAAGTTG TGAAGAAAGCGTCGATAAGGAAGAAGGAGCCGTCGATAGATATGACGCAAGAGGAAGCTGCGCTGATGATACAGAAAG CATACAGGGGCCACATCGTGAGGAAGGAAATGGCTCCGTTGCTGAAGGGGGATATGGAACAGGAGACGAAGGACTTCATCAAATTCTACAGCAGCAAATGGAGGTCGAAGAGCATATTCCAAGTCCTCCTACGTTACCGTGCAGCCCGCTATCAAGACCTCGTGCAATTTTCGCAACAA GTACACCTGTTCAATCAAGCGATAGCGGGGACGCTGGAAGCGACGAATGAACGAGTACCCTTAGATAAAATCGACCCTGGCATTAAAGCATCCACATACTTAGGCCAGATGAAACCACCCCAAGTTCACAAGCTACCCTTCGACATTTATCACGATATGCCATACTTCGATACGAGTTATATGAACAATCCCacggggaaaaagaagagcgCAGG ATCCATGTCGACCTCGGTGTCTGACGACGAGCACGAGCCCTGGGACGCGCCATTAAGGAGACAAACGGTGCCTTGGCCCAACAGCAACGTTCGTACCAGAG ACGTCGAGGTTCAAACGACGAACTCGCCACATCGCGTGGCACAACAAGACCCGTCGGGCAGCGAGGGACAGAGTTTGATCAACACTCCGTTTTCCAGGGACCCGAATGTCCCGGTCCGATGTCCACCGGAAGATTCGAACCGGGCCAAAGCCGGCAATGTCGGAGCCCAACTACCCGCGATCGACCATAGTCCCGCACGATCTTCTAACGCTCATAATCCTCACTCA CATTGA